GCAAGTTTGATTATGCTTAATTCAAGCAACAGATTCTGATAAGAATAAAAGTAATTAGGTCATTAGGGTAGCCATTTTATGAGATATTCAGAGTactgtttattaaaataagaagCTCTGGTAATTTGatctatattttcctttaaatgctCATTATATGTAAAGCAATTTTGCAATAATTATCTAGGAATATTGtcctttagaaataaaatactaatgaaataaaagggttaaataaacagacattttaatttaatattaagtGTGGATCATCATTAGATTCCAAAATTTTTCTCCTGAAGACTCTGTGTGTCCTCCTAACTGTTAATAGTTTATGAGGTGTTACTATTTAGAAGTTGGTTGGCAAAACACCAATTCTTTAAAACCTGAAAATTTAGTAAACTAATGTAATTTGTTGCATAACAATTATGCATCAGTAAATCAGGCACAATTAAGAGACAATTGTTAAATTAGAATGCAATTAAAggctaaaacaaattttatttgaaCAGCAAGTAAAAAATGGTACTGctggctgaatgtggtggctcactcctgtaatcccagcactttgggaggccgaggcaagtgaatcacttgaagtcaggagttcgggaccaacTGACCAACAGGGTTAATCCCcatttctatcaaaaatacaaaaattagctgggcgtggtggtgaatgcctgtaatcccagctacttgggaggctgaggcaggagaatggcttgaacccgggaggtggaggtcgcagtgagccgagatcacactattgcactccagcatgggcaacaagagcaaaactttgtctcaaaaaaaaaaaaaaaaaaaaaaaaggtactgcTGCAAGGAAGCCAGTTCATTTGTTTAAGAAGTTAATTAGTACAGTACTAAATGTATTCTTGTGCAGAGCAATTCTCTGAGAGAGGACAGAggattataaataagaaaatatcttggTCCCTCTCCtaggtaaatttaaaatatacataggaAAAGAacatgtgtgtgtacacgcaACAAATGATGTATGTGGCTCTGTTATAATGTTTATCATAAAGCACACAAAAATGTAATACACCCCAAGCAAATAAGCTCTGAAGGAAAGACAGAGTTAAAGAACTATGTTCCATTGGGTAACTATTCCTGGAGAAGATAAGTTTAGTAAAAACTGTTTGGACATTCACCATGTTATAAGAATTTTACATGTACTATGTCATTTCAAGCTCACCATTGCTCTGTGAGGTgggcactattattatccccattctacagatgaggaaattgaggcatagagAGTTAAGAAATTTGCCCACGGTCACTAGAGGGTAAAGGACACAGCTTGTACTTATACACTGGTTTGATTCCAGACATGGAGTATCACTAAAAGTTTAGGATTAGAGAAAGGATATAAGTGTTTTCAGAAAGACCTTTCTAAGAACTATGTATAGCATATCTGAGAGGCTAAGGAGCAGTTTGGGGGCTGCTACAAGCAGATTGGTCAACTAGTCTaacatttacataattttcttttcatgtcatATTTAATCTTTCTTACAAAGAAGGCTATAACACATTCTCATGATGTAAATAATGAAACAGTTTTAATTAAGGTATCCAGTTacctctaaacaaacaaacaaaaatactcatTCTTTCAGATAGACAAATGCTGGTTATAAGAGAAGACAGACAAACGTGgtcaatattatcattttaaaattttgtttacacCTGTTTTAAGAGAGTTGCTAAATCAAAGTAATGAATCTAGAGAATGCATgcctctatttcttctttctctgagaAGCAGATTTTTTAACCAAAAGCAACAATTAGTGCATTGACATCTTGTTTGTTTACTCACTTCTTAGAGAATTGTGAAGTGTTAGCTATCATTCCCTTGAAAGTATCAACAGCAGATTTGCTGAAGCATTAGTCTATACTACATACTAAACATATACTTTCATAGAAACATCTACCAGAATggagagctatttttttttctcagaggaGGTACCtaatgaaattaattaaatatatttggatATTCTGGAAAAAATTCGGCAGAAAATGTCACTTTGGGCTTCTTCTACTTTGTCCAAATAAATTGCAAAATGGGGAAATAGCCATTGCATAGATAGACGGATAGATAGCTATATCTAAGATATCAtataagatatatacatatatatcatatgcaCATaagatatatctatctatatatagtaagcatttttcatttttcaaagtctggatttttccttcctttttagtaaaattaaataaaatactttcaaacttGCAATAAAAAGGTCTGCTTTACTTGAATTTTAGGATAGAAATTCTTCAGATGAGTACTACAGGCAAAAAAATCTTCATTACCCttgtaaaaatattcttctgtgatgtggttttacattttgaaaaatacatgcTGTTTGTACATTCAAAACTAGCattagcaacaaaagcaaaaatagacgaAAGGCatcacatcaaactaaaaatgtTCCTAAAATAAAGGAAGTAAATGAGTAAAGAGGCAACATATGGAATGgcagaatatatttgcaaaccaaaCATATGATAAGGggttaaatattcaaaatgtataaggaactcaTCAAACaactcagtaatttaaaaaaacgtaatttaaaaaatgggcaaaagatctgaagagAGGTTTTtcaaaaggcatacaaatggccaataggtatatgaaaaaacatttgacatcACTAATCAGGtaaacgcaaattaaaaccataatgagatatcatctcacgccTGTTAGGATaggtattatcaaaaagacaaaaggtaagtgttggtgagaatgtggagaaaagctAACCCTTGTAAACTGTTGCTGGTAAGGtgaattagtatagccattatggaaaacagtatggacatTCCTCAAAACTACCTTAAgaatggaactaccatatgatctagtaatcccagtactgagtatatatccaaaggatatgaaatcaatacattgaagagatatctgtactcccattttcattgcagcattatgtacaatagccaagatatggaataaacctaagtgtccatcaattgatatatggataaagaaaatattgtatatatacacaatgaagtattgatcagaatttaaaaagggaaatcttgtcatttgtggcaacatacATAAACCTGGAGaacaatatgctaagtgaaataagccaggcacagaaagacaaataccacgtgatctcacttacatgtggagcATAAAAATGTCACATTCATAGAAAcaaagagtaaaatggtggttaccagacaATTGGGAGTTGGGGGTTTGAGGAACTACTGTTCAAAAGACACAACATggcctagcacagtggctcatgcctgtaatcccagcaatatgggagaccaaggcaagtggatcatgagatcaggagatagagaccatcctggctaatatggtgaaaccccatctctactaaaaaaaaaaaaaacaaaaggaaaagaaaagaaaaattagccaggtgtggtggtatgcacctgtagtcccagctactctggaggctgaggcaggagaatcacttgaacccgggaggtggaggttgcagcgagccgagatcgcaaactgcactccagcctgggcgataaagcgaaaaaaaaaaaaaaagacacaacattTCAGCTAGACAGGAGGGAGGTAAGAGAGATTTTGAGGGTtctcaccagaaaaaaataagtatttaaggtaacatatatgttaaaatgcttgatttagtcattcaataatgtatacatataccaaaacatcatgttatatggcaaaaatatatgtaatttttacatgacaattaaattttctttaaaaaaatagcgCTATGTTAAATATCCAAATTGGGAAATAATTTTCCTTACCTTACATTGCATTAATTTTAACTTCCCTTTTAAACGCCATGCAGTTAAGGGTATAGTGCTAGAAATGCAATTCAGAAAtggttccttaaaaaataaaaatctataacaACATACCATATTCTGTTCATTTGAGTATATCCACATTATAAGAAtaagtataaaatgaaatatttttgtttgaaaaccactgctatcgtttaaaatgttataaaacagcaaatgttttatttactaCTATTAATAATAGCAACATCATAACAaccaatgttttattattattcttcttTGAACCATAATTTATTAACAGCTTGAATATACTTTCtacttaatatttccattttagcaAGTAGGTCTCTCTTTATCAGATGTGAGAAAAACAGGGCATTATTTGTGCTCCTGAATAATGCTAACTACCATTCTTGTGGCTGGGCTGTAGACATCTACACACTGGCAACTCCACAAAATAGAAGaacatttatggttttttttttgttatttctgttcTAGGTTTTTACTGCTGTTATCTGACCCTCTATGTCACATAGTTGGGAGCAGAAGTGAAAGGTCAAGGATGAAGATCCAGCTCCTGTGACTGTCTCCATTGTAATGAAATTCTGTTATCACACAATTTTGTTCTCATTCTTTCCCAAATGTATCTAACAAATGGATAACTACCGATTGTGTCATTAAAATCAGTACACAAAGGAACAGATTAGAGAGTCCAACACAGACCCACATATACAAGGACAgctaatttttgacaaatgtgcaAAGGCAAGTCAGTGGTGAAAAGACAGTCTATTCAAAAACAGTGCTGGAAAAACTGTATATCTAcatcaaaagaaataaacctTCAATCCATACCTTGTACTTTTTGCAAAAATGTATCACACCTAAATGCAAAaccaaaaagtataaaacttaaaaaaaaaaaggaagaaaataattgtgaCTTTGGGTTAAGCAAAGATTTCTAAGAGATGACACCCAAAGTATGCTCcatagaagaaaaacaagataaattgtacttcatcaaaattgCAAACTTCTTATcccaattaccttgatttgacCATTACACATTGTATTCATGTATTAAAATCACATGTGCCCCAAAATATGATGTATGAtgtatcaatataaaaattactaacgtttcctctttaaaaacagtaaaaggCACCCTTAAgagaattcaaagaaaatatgcagtctgagagaaaatatttgcagaagttATAACTGACAAAGAACTTGCatccagagtatataaagaactctcaaagaaatataaattaagatcacaatgaaatactactgaatacttattagaatggctaacttttaaaacacTGCCCATATCAAATGTtagcactgttggtggaaatgcaaaacaaccactttggaaaataggtaatttcttaaaaagtgaaacataCACCTACCATGTGATCTAGTCATTCCACTCCTATGAattttgctaaaagaaattaaaacatatgtccatacaaaactTATATACAAATGATCATAGCAGGCTTATTTGTAGTAGCCCAGaactcaaaacaacaaaaatgcccatcaacaaatCATAGTATTGCCAAGTAATGAATAATTACTCGGCAGTAAACAGGAAAAGTAAACTCCTGATACACACAACCACATgggtaaatttcaaaataattctgcAAAGACAGGCAAAAAGAGGAACATACTAcattattccacttatataaaattttagaaaatgcaaattcatctataggaacagaaaacagattagcTATTGTCTAGGGACAAGAGGAGGGATTCAAAGGCATATGAGGAAACTTTCAGGGATGAtacaattttcattattttgtctgTGGTGATACTTTCACAGATAGACACATTTGTTGTGTGCCtattatacatcaataaaatggtttttaaaaaagaattaacttgTATATTCAGATAAAACTTGTCCAAGAAGAACAGGAGGAAGagtcattcaaaaataaatgaacttgcAATGCTTCGCTTCTTAGATACctacaaaaaaagataatgctACTACACGTGTCATTATAcactttgtgtgtttgtgtggcaGGAGTGGGTGGTGGAAGGGATTGTGTGTATATTCATATTAAGGGAGGTATCAACAGATGTTAATGTACTATGTTCAGTCTGAGTATACTATCAGATTCTGTGTTATGTATCATCTCATGTAGAAGCATTAACATTTAGCCGCCCTCCCACAAAAAAATCATCTAGTAATTGAACAAAGAACATATCACtatgcaaataatttatatataaccttattaagaaaaataagcatatgatATAATAAAACTAATATGTACATTTCACAGTAGAACAAATAGGATATAATGCAGCAATTAAATTGATTATGAAGaaaaagcttattttattttagatacctactacataaaattaaataaactaatcaaccaaaaaaatgctacaaaaataaaagtgtgttACAAGATACTTATGGATACACAATTAAAGTAGAGAATTGTGATTAGAAAAAATCATCTACTTTCAACATTTTCATTGCCTATatctaggaaaaaataattccaaattgaAAATCACAATTGttgattaatatattatttttatatgatgtttttgtaagcttttttctatttttcatctccATGTTCCATTCCAAACTTTTCCAGGATCAGTGTGAGTGGTTAAGTAATTATCCGTAATCCTTGAAAAGCATCCAAAAAAACCCCCAagcatcccccccaaaaaaacccaaccaattttaatatgaaatttagTCACATTTGCCCAATATCATGCATTATTTCCTGAAGAAATCATAGTTGTCTTAAGTAAGTCAAGGCCAAAATCATTTTACCTTTAGGATTTCACCATTGATTAACTTCTTGCTTAATtcagtagaaaacaaaaaatatgaatagacagttctcaaataaacataaacatatgaaaacacaATCTTACCACTAAtctaagaaatacaaatactAATATTGATAAATTAATTTGGAGATGTTGATTACAAATGTAAATGTAAGTAGTGATTACTTCTCAGTGgtattttgagttacttttaatttcttctttgtatttcaaTGTATTGTCTGACTTTATCAATGAACACATATCATTTTCACAAAATGTAAAGTTATCTTAACACCGACTCATTAGTTGTTTGCAGAAAAAGTTGACCAATGGATCAGAAAAGAATTTAGAAACAGACCCAAGCAATTTATTTAATGTGATCAAAGTAGCATTTCAAGTAAGCAGGAGATAGAAAGATTACCAAATAAATGGTACTAGAAGAATTAGCTagctaataaaaataagtattttaaaaatctggatccCTACCTCATGACTCACTCTAAAATACTAATTCCTGATGCTACAAAGTTTAAAACATAAGAGCATACTTTTTGTAAAATctccataatttaaaaagaaatagtgagTCTCAGAACAATATTTATGGTATAACACCATTGATGTAAATCATTGTTTCTATAACATATGCTTTGATTAAAATTATTCAACGAAAGGATATGCACTTGGTAAGTTTCATTCACCATTATACCACAATTCTCTACCACATTTGCCCAGCATACGACAGGCACAAAAATATATTAGCTGAATGACAAAAAAAGTGAACCTTTATGCACTGTTGGAACTGTAAATTGTGATAATCATTCTGCAGAGAGTTTGGCAATATGTATACAATAATAATTCCATAATATGAAATGATCATTCCCAGGCCattcatttctaggaatttatcttatGACCAATTTTCAGAAGTGCATAGAAATATATACTTTAGGTATCCAGGGACACTTTTATTATAGCAGGAAAATAGTATGTATATAAGGGGAGAGATGGTATAGAAATAGCCACCCTATAAGAGGAATCTGTTCAAATAAATTAAGGCAATTATTTCCATGGAATAtgcacttatttaaaaataagatgttgATCATTTGCCATGAAAATATAGCCATTAGTAACtgataaattaaatgaaaagactACAAAACATAATATGATATCACGTAGATAAAGCAGTATACATAAATAGGCAGGTATGTATATGCACAAGGAAATTTCTAGAAGGAAGTGCATCAAAATGCTAGTAATTCTTATCATTTGGTGGTTAAGATTGTGTGTTTTTACTACTGTTGGAATTTTCTGTATTGAGGTTTTATCTTTGCAATGTTCACAGACTTTGACAATTAGAGATATACAATAAAAGTAAATGCATTTATGAGACAGAAAAGCGtttcataacttttaaaaaacgtGACTACATGACAAAGCACAAATTCTATAAAGATTAATCTAACTTTAATACAGTTCCTCATTTGAAATGAACAATttatcatatttcatattttaatttacaaCTTGTATTCTATGACCAGGTTTAGATAGTTAATGTGGTTAAGTAGGCTATTGTCTACATTAGTATGCCAAATTACCTCTGTGGATCTTCCTGTTTCCATAGAATTATCAAGattattatctaaaataaatctctaaatGACTGCATCCTGTAAACTTTTATTCAGATGGAGATGAGTAATTTTTGTCATTCTTTAAAATGTGCTAAATATGATCCTTACCTTTCAATGAAAAGTAAATACTCGTCTTTTTTATTGTACCAAGGTAGTTGTTctgtagcagaaaaaaaaaatcctgtaaataaaaataacaaatacccgtttttaaacttcattttgcaAAAGTTTATTCACATATTACTGGACTTGTAAATCATACTATAGTATGGCTAGAATTTTACAACATTAGAAGGAAATTGGTGGCAGATGACATCGCATACACTGACAGAAGATGCACATTCATTAGCACAAATTCCCCCTCCCATCCCACTGTTCTTGGAATTGAAACCTGCTGCACAAAAGTATAACGCAAATCATTTGCTTTTTAACAATACTACCTAACATTTAATACACTCTTTGTTTTATCTACAAGGTTGTTGCAAGCATTGAGAAGGGCTACGTGGCAAGTTAGCAGCAAGGTTGGGGTATATAATATGCCAGcctaaaaagagaaatataataaaaatggtgTAACTGACTCACGGCAACATGGGTTCGCAAACCTTGTAGATGGATATAAACCAGGCTTGCCAAACATCACAGACAGCACTTATTAAATCAGCTTCGTGGAATGCAATACGCCTGCTGTCTAGTCCCTCCCCCCTCTGCCAATAACCGACTCTCCCCTTTTTTATCCAGTGTAAAAATACTGCTCATAGAATATTTAGAGAAAATCGTTTTGTTTTTAAATCGTCCACAGTCACACTACCCAATGACGCCATTTGGAccattttcattcaatttttttttttttttttcttttacagattttTGTCAAGAGACCCGTGACAAACTAAACGGGAATTCAGGATGGGCGGATGGGAGAAGGAAGACACGCCTCTTCTGCCCTTGTTAGGAACTATGGCTGGTACTTTTACCTCATGTCTAcgcttttttttcctcttttaattataaaactataaatatagaCTTTTTGGGGGGCTCGGGGACACCTTCCAGGGGGTCGCACCTCAGCCGGCGAGCAGCGTCTGGGAAGGTGGGCGGAGCCAGGAGTAGTGGCGTTTGGCCGTTCGTTGGGCGTACGGTTTGTCAATTAAGGTGGATCAGCAAATGAGGAGCGAACTAAAGGCACACTGGGAACGAAATTAACGGGAGGTCTGACTGCGAGGGGAGGGGGCTCGCGATCTAAAACGAGAAGAGATCTCGGGGTCTCATACTGCGCCATTCGGCTGCGGTACATCTCGGAACTGTGTAGCTGCAGCCGGGAGAGGCCTTGCCGCCACCGCTGTCGCCCAGGCCTCCACTGCCGCTGCCACCTCAGCGCCAGCCTCTGCATCCCCAGCTCCAGCTCCGCTCTGCGCCGCTGCTGCCATCGCCGCTGCCACCTCCGCAGCCCGGGCCTCCGCCGCCGCCACTCAAGCATCCGTGAGTCATTTTCTGCCCATCTCTGGTCGCGCGGTCTCCGCGGTAGAGTTTTTCAGGCTTGCAAGATGGCAGAAGCAGATTTTAAAATGGTCTCGGAACCCGTCGCCCATGGGGTTGCCGAAGAGGAGATGGCTAGCTCGACTAGTGATTCTGGGGAAGAATCTGACAGCAGTAGCTCTAGCAGCAGCACTAGtggcagcagcagcggcagcagcagtagtggcagcagcagcagcagcagcggcagcagcagcagcagcggcagcactAGCAGCCGCAGCCGCTTGTATAGAAAGAAGAGGGTACCTGAGCCTTCCAGCAGGGCGCGGCGAGCCCCGTTGGGAACAAATTTCGTGGATAGGCTGCCTCAAGCAGTTAGAAATCGTGTGCAAGCGCTTAGAAACATTCAAGAAGAATGTGACAAGGTAGACACCCTGTTCTTAAAAGCAATTCATGATCTTGAAAGAAAATATGCTGAACTCAACAAGCCTCTATATGATAGGCGGTTTCAAATCATCAATGCAGAATACGAGCCTACAGAAGAAGAATGTGAATGGAATTCAGAGGATGAGGAGTTCAGCAGTGATGAGGAGGTGCAGGATAACACCCCTAGTGAAATGCCTCCCTTAGAGGGTGAGGAAGAAGAAACCCCTAAAGAAAACCCAGAGGTGAAAGCTGAAGAGAAGGAAGTTCCTAAAGAAATTCCTGAggtcaaagatgaagaaaaggaagttCCTAAAGAAATCCCTGAGATAAAGGCTGAAGAAAAAGCAGATTCTAAAGCAGACTGTATGGAGGCAACCCCTGAAGTAAAAGAAGATCCTAAAGAAGCCCCCCAGGTAAAGGCAGATGATAAAGAACAGCCTAAAGCAACAGAGGCTAAGGCAAGGGCTGCAGTAAGAGAGGCTCATAAAAGAGTTCCTGAGGAAAGGCTTCAGGACAGTGTAGATCTTAAAAGAGCTAGGAGGGGAAAGCCTAAAAGAGAAGACCCTAAAGGCATTCCTGACTATTGGCTGATTGTTTTAAAGAATGTTGACAAGCTCGGGCCTATGATTCAGAAGTATGATGAGCCCATTCTGAAGTTCTTGTCGGATGTTAGCCTGAAGTTCTCAAAACCTGGCCAGCCTGTAAGTTACAcctttgaatttcattttctaccCAATCCATACTTCAGAAATGAGGTGCTGGTGAAGACATATATAATAAAGTCAAAACCAGATCACAATGATCCCTTCTTTTCTTGGGGATGGGAAATTGAAGATTGCAAAGGCTGCAAGATAGactggagaagaggaaaagatgtTACTGTGACAACTACCCAGAGTCGCACAACTGCTACTGGAGAAATTGAAATCCAGCCAAGAGTGGTTCCTAATGCAtcattcttcaatttctttagtcCTCCTGAGATTCCTATGATTGGGAAGCTGGAACCACGAGAAGATGCTATCCTGGATGAGGACTTTGAAATTGGGCAGATTTTACATGATAATGTCATCCTGAAATCAATCTATTACTATACTGGAGAAGTCAATGGTACCTACTATCCATTTGGCAAACATTATGgaaacaggaaatacagaaaataagtcAATCTGAAAGATTTTTCAAGAATCTTAAAATCTCAAGAAGTGAAGCAGATTCATACAGCCTTGAAAAAAGTAAAACCCTGACCTGTAACCTGAACACTCTTATTCCTTATAGTCATGTTTTTGTGGTTTCTTGgtagtctatattttaaaaattgtcctaAAAAGTGTCTAAGTGCCAGTTTATTCTATCTAGACTGTTGTAGTataatattcttcaaaatatgtAAGCTGTGGTCAATTATCTAAAGCATGTTAGTTTGGTGCTACAGTGTTGATTTTTGTGATGTCCTTTGGTCATGTTTCTGTTAGACTAGCTGTGAAACTGTCACAATTGTTAACTGAAACAAATatttgcttgaaaaaaaaaaaagttcatgaagTACCAATGcaagtgctttatttttttcttttttccagccCAGAAGACTAAGCGTTTAAATCTGCTTGCACTAGCTGTGCCTTCATTAGTTTGCTATAGAAATCCAGTActtacagtaactaaaacagtgtATTTTGAAGTTTGACTGCTTGAAAAAGATTAGCATACATTTAAGAATGTCAAGACCACATTTGATTCAACTGAGACCTTGTGTATGTGACATATAGTGGCCTATAAATTTAATGATAATGATGTTACTGTTTACCACCGAGGTGTTAATATgacatagtattttttaaaaagtttcttcatCTTCTATTGTGTAATTGTAAACTGAAGataccatgttttctttgtattatgtTCTACCTTCCCTTTCACTGAAAATGATCACTTCATTTGATACTGTTTTTCATGTTCTTTTATtgcaacttaaaataaataaatattaaagtgtGTTATACCATGAAAATCTAGCCTTTTCTCCTGACTATAAAAGAGGGATGCTTATCATAGAAAAAAGTAGAGGATCACAAGGAAGGGGacaatttaataaaaagataactatTATTAACATTCTGAT
The sequence above is drawn from the Theropithecus gelada isolate Dixy chromosome X, Tgel_1.0, whole genome shotgun sequence genome and encodes:
- the NAP1L3 gene encoding nucleosome assembly protein 1-like 3 isoform X2; this encodes MAEADFKMVSEPVAHGVAEEEMASSTSDSGEESDSSSSSSSTSGSSSGSSSSGSSSSSSGSSSSSGSTSSRSRLYRKKRVPEPSSRARRAPLGTNFVDRLPQAVRNRVQALRNIQEECDKVDTLFLKAIHDLERKYAELNKPLYDRRFQIINAEYEPTEEECEWNSEDEEFSSDEEVKAEEKEVPKEIPEVKDEEKEVPKEIPEIKAEEKADSKADCMEATPEVKEDPKEAPQVKADDKEQPKATEAKARAAVREAHKRVPEERLQDSVDLKRARRGKPKREDPKGIPDYWLIVLKNVDKLGPMIQKYDEPILKFLSDVSLKFSKPGQPVSYTFEFHFLPNPYFRNEVLVKTYIIKSKPDHNDPFFSWGWEIEDCKGCKIDWRRGKDVTVTTTQSRTTATGEIEIQPRVVPNASFFNFFSPPEIPMIGKLEPREDAILDEDFEIGQILHDNVILKSIYYYTGEVNGTYYPFGKHYGNRKYRK
- the NAP1L3 gene encoding nucleosome assembly protein 1-like 3 isoform X1 produces the protein MAEADFKMVSEPVAHGVAEEEMASSTSDSGEESDSSSSSSSTSGSSSGSSSSGSSSSSSGSSSSSGSTSSRSRLYRKKRVPEPSSRARRAPLGTNFVDRLPQAVRNRVQALRNIQEECDKVDTLFLKAIHDLERKYAELNKPLYDRRFQIINAEYEPTEEECEWNSEDEEFSSDEEVQDNTPSEMPPLEGEEEETPKENPEVKAEEKEVPKEIPEVKDEEKEVPKEIPEIKAEEKADSKADCMEATPEVKEDPKEAPQVKADDKEQPKATEAKARAAVREAHKRVPEERLQDSVDLKRARRGKPKREDPKGIPDYWLIVLKNVDKLGPMIQKYDEPILKFLSDVSLKFSKPGQPVSYTFEFHFLPNPYFRNEVLVKTYIIKSKPDHNDPFFSWGWEIEDCKGCKIDWRRGKDVTVTTTQSRTTATGEIEIQPRVVPNASFFNFFSPPEIPMIGKLEPREDAILDEDFEIGQILHDNVILKSIYYYTGEVNGTYYPFGKHYGNRKYRK